The following are encoded together in the Schistocerca americana isolate TAMUIC-IGC-003095 chromosome 6, iqSchAmer2.1, whole genome shotgun sequence genome:
- the LOC124620023 gene encoding uncharacterized protein LOC124620023 has translation MTGRMKQLGEELSKYQDLVTAIQEMILPEGVMKTGNTHMFFNSNERSQAWTSAVGFSVHNKMISAVNKWAPISDRICWMILNAKPSKISLVNCHAPSEDADEETKNDFYLELENVVDRLPRHSIHLIMGDFNAQVGREVQYRPTIAPD, from the coding sequence ATGACAGGGAGAATGAAACAGCTTGGAGAAGAACTGAGTAAATATCAAGACCTAGTGACAGCAATCCAAGAAATGATACTTCCGGAGGGTGTTATGAAGACTGGAAATACCCACATGTTCTTTAACAGCAATGAGCGAAGTCAGGCCTGGACTTCGGCGGTTGGATTTTCTGTCCACAATAAAATGATATCAGCTGTCAACAAATGGGCTCCAATAAGTGACCGCATATGTTGGATGATTTTAAATGCTAAACCATCTAAGATCTCCCTAGTGAACTGTCATGCTCCATCAGAGGATGCTGATGAGGAAACAAAGAATGATTTCTACCTTGAACTAGAGAATGTAGTAGACAGACTACCAAGACATTCAATTCACttgataatgggagacttcaacgctcaaGTGGGAAGAGAAGTACAGTATCGTCCAACGATTGCCCCAGATTGA